The Corynebacterium glaucum genome includes a region encoding these proteins:
- the pth gene encoding aminoacyl-tRNA hydrolase: MSDSPVLIVGLGNPGPQYASTRHNAGVVVIEELLERATPMAARLSVHKRTNTEVAELAAGRLTPDRQVVLARTRAFMNLSGGPVKALLDYFRVQPADLYVVYDELDLELGEVKLRLGGGDHGHNGLKSVTKSLGGKPYNKLAVGIGRPPGRMAPADYVLKPFSAKEQVDLSIAAADATDELLRAIN, from the coding sequence GTGAGCGACTCCCCCGTCTTGATCGTCGGCCTGGGCAACCCCGGCCCGCAGTACGCATCCACCCGCCACAACGCCGGCGTAGTGGTGATTGAGGAGCTGCTCGAGCGCGCCACCCCCATGGCTGCGCGGCTCTCGGTGCACAAGCGTACAAACACCGAGGTCGCCGAGCTCGCCGCCGGCCGCTTGACGCCGGACCGCCAGGTCGTGCTCGCCCGCACCCGCGCGTTCATGAACCTCTCGGGTGGACCGGTGAAGGCGCTGCTCGATTACTTCCGCGTCCAACCTGCTGACCTGTACGTGGTCTACGACGAATTGGATCTGGAACTCGGCGAGGTCAAGCTGCGCCTCGGCGGCGGCGATCATGGGCACAACGGCTTGAAGTCGGTGACCAAGTCGCTCGGCGGCAAGCCCTACAACAAGCTCGCGGTTGGTATCGGTCGCCCGCCCGGACGCATGGCACCGGCAGACTACGTGCTCAAGCCATTCTCCGCGAAGGAGCAAGTCGATCTCTCAATCGCAGCCGCTGATGCCACCGACGAACTCCTCCGCGCCATCAACTGA
- a CDS encoding NADPH-dependent FMN reductase, translated as MATIGIILGSVREGRAGEQIAHWVLESAQARGDHDYRLIDLADFDVPHLVSTTPPGAANKQYDDEAVTRWSEAIDACDGYVFITPEYNRSVPGTMKNAFDSLGPEWLGKPVGFVGYGFDTGIRAVEHWRVIVSNFSMFDIRNQVSLSLIDDMSDATFAPREQKQNDLDRMLSDLAGQLD; from the coding sequence ATGGCAACAATTGGCATCATCCTTGGTTCCGTCCGTGAAGGCCGCGCTGGCGAGCAGATCGCCCACTGGGTGCTCGAGAGCGCGCAGGCCCGCGGCGACCATGACTACCGGCTCATCGACCTCGCGGACTTCGACGTCCCCCACCTCGTGTCCACCACGCCGCCCGGAGCGGCGAACAAGCAGTACGACGATGAAGCGGTGACCCGCTGGTCTGAGGCCATCGACGCCTGCGACGGATACGTCTTCATCACCCCCGAGTACAACCGCTCGGTGCCCGGCACCATGAAAAACGCCTTCGATTCGCTCGGCCCGGAATGGCTGGGCAAGCCGGTCGGCTTCGTCGGCTACGGCTTCGACACCGGCATCCGCGCCGTCGAGCACTGGCGGGTCATCGTCTCCAACTTCTCCATGTTCGACATCCGCAATCAGGTTTCACTTTCGCTTATCGACGACATGTCGGACGCCACCTTTGCCCCACGCGAGCAGAAGCAAAACGACCTCGACCGGATGCTCAGCGACCTGGCGGGGCAGCTGGACTAG
- a CDS encoding nuclear transport factor 2 family protein has product MSSALNTVNIYFSNLAEGRVPEALALLADDVIWHQPGANKFSGTHTGPGAVASILTQMGEDTSGTFIVAPTGPAMVNEDHVTVPLSFSGTKGSQSLDQPGIDLLIVRDGRIAEVYLFSSDPDAEDRFWGN; this is encoded by the coding sequence ATGTCCTCTGCGCTAAATACCGTGAACATCTATTTCTCCAACCTCGCCGAGGGTCGCGTCCCCGAAGCGCTCGCTCTGCTCGCCGACGATGTCATCTGGCACCAGCCCGGCGCGAACAAATTCTCTGGCACGCACACAGGCCCCGGTGCAGTCGCCTCCATCCTTACCCAAATGGGCGAGGACACTAGTGGCACCTTTATCGTCGCGCCGACTGGCCCCGCGATGGTCAACGAGGACCACGTAACCGTGCCACTTTCCTTCAGCGGCACTAAGGGCAGCCAGTCGCTCGATCAGCCCGGCATTGACCTGCTCATTGTCCGCGACGGCAGGATTGCTGAGGTGTACCTGTTCTCTTCAGACCCCGACGCAGAAGACCGGTTCTGGGGCAACTAA
- a CDS encoding winged helix-turn-helix transcriptional regulator → MSEKQAGEQLWDVMLATCPSRSALVTIANKWTVLVVNSLQDGPQRFGDLRGEVGGISAKVLTEQLRALEREGIVARQSYAESPPRVEYELTELGRGLVGPMVSLRTWVEANFADIQQHRQTFDAQD, encoded by the coding sequence GTGTCTGAGAAACAAGCCGGTGAGCAGCTCTGGGACGTCATGCTCGCCACCTGCCCTTCGCGATCCGCGCTGGTGACCATTGCGAACAAGTGGACAGTGCTCGTGGTCAACAGCTTGCAAGATGGGCCTCAGCGATTTGGCGATCTGCGGGGCGAGGTTGGCGGCATCAGCGCCAAAGTTCTTACTGAACAGCTTCGCGCCCTAGAGCGTGAAGGTATCGTTGCGCGCCAGTCCTACGCCGAATCACCGCCGCGCGTCGAGTACGAGCTCACCGAGCTCGGCCGCGGTTTGGTTGGACCGATGGTCTCGCTGCGGACGTGGGTGGAGGCAAACTTCGCCGATATCCAGCAGCACCGGCAAACCTTCGACGCGCAGGACTGA
- a CDS encoding NAD(P)H-dependent flavin oxidoreductase: MQLPRVLAAPMAGGPTTPALVNAVSFGFLALGSCTPAQAREWLAECQAPFGANLFLPQEELLLDDAHVVATSLNTTVPDVDLTNGFEAKFAAVCEAAPAIVASMFGCFTSAQIDQLHEAGSEAWATVTNPRDAQTAKENGADGLIVQGPLAGGHRGTWTVAEDPDARSLERLLEEIVPMGLPVIAAGGVRVKEDVDKLLALGAVAVSCGTAFLLADEAGTSERNRELLRGDRESVLTRAFSGRWARGLESEFTREHPDMPPVYPYLRPMTSDNDYCLVGADRGELMEAPAGEIERLLTSGPESAKE; encoded by the coding sequence ATGCAACTCCCACGCGTCCTTGCAGCCCCCATGGCCGGCGGGCCCACCACTCCTGCCCTAGTCAACGCGGTCAGCTTCGGCTTCCTCGCACTCGGCTCGTGCACCCCAGCGCAAGCCCGCGAGTGGCTTGCCGAGTGCCAGGCACCGTTCGGAGCCAACCTCTTCCTCCCTCAAGAAGAGCTCTTGCTTGACGACGCCCACGTTGTCGCCACCTCACTCAACACCACAGTCCCCGACGTGGACCTGACCAACGGCTTCGAAGCGAAGTTCGCAGCTGTATGCGAAGCCGCTCCCGCGATCGTCGCATCGATGTTCGGATGCTTCACCTCCGCGCAGATCGATCAGCTGCACGAGGCCGGCTCGGAAGCGTGGGCAACGGTGACCAACCCGCGCGACGCTCAAACCGCGAAAGAAAACGGCGCCGACGGGCTGATCGTGCAAGGACCGCTGGCAGGCGGACACCGCGGCACCTGGACCGTCGCCGAGGACCCCGATGCGCGAAGCCTCGAGCGGCTCCTCGAGGAGATCGTGCCGATGGGTTTGCCGGTGATCGCTGCTGGGGGAGTGCGGGTGAAAGAAGACGTCGATAAGCTTCTTGCTCTCGGTGCTGTGGCTGTGTCGTGTGGGACTGCTTTCTTGCTGGCGGACGAGGCCGGGACCTCCGAGCGCAACCGCGAGCTGCTGCGGGGTGACAGAGAAAGTGTGCTCACCCGGGCGTTTTCGGGGCGGTGGGCGCGCGGGTTGGAGTCGGAGTTCACGCGGGAGCACCCGGACATGCCGCCGGTGTACCCGTACTTGCGGCCGATGACCAGCGATAACGACTACTGCCTCGTGGGCGCTGATCGGGGGGAACTCATGGAGGCGCCCGCGGGAGAGATCGAGCGGTTGTTAACGTCCGGGCCAGAGTCGGCGAAGGAATAG
- a CDS encoding fumarylacetoacetate hydrolase family protein, producing the protein MRLATIRTSTANGDTTTAARIDGDGTATAIKGYADVGALLHEPEWARIVAHAEGGRLDFTEHHLAPVIPRPGKIICVGLNYAKHIDEMGHDRPDVPTLFIKYPEALIGARDDAEIPEFNSATLDFEGELAVVVGKHARHVREADAERYIAGYTVINDYTQRHFQKRTQQWHQGKSLEKTAGFGPWLDTDWRPGPTLTTTVNGEVMQHAPTDDLVFSPAKLVEFISHLYPLAPGDVIATGTPDGVGHARDPQRYLADGDTVRVEIEGLGHIQNTTRVLPTS; encoded by the coding sequence ATGCGACTTGCCACGATCAGAACGAGCACAGCAAACGGTGACACCACCACCGCAGCGCGGATCGACGGCGACGGCACCGCGACCGCAATCAAGGGTTACGCCGATGTCGGTGCGCTGCTCCACGAGCCAGAGTGGGCACGCATTGTAGCGCACGCCGAAGGCGGGCGACTTGATTTCACCGAGCACCACCTCGCGCCCGTGATTCCCCGCCCGGGCAAGATCATCTGCGTCGGGTTGAACTACGCCAAGCACATCGACGAGATGGGGCACGACCGCCCCGACGTGCCCACCCTGTTTATCAAGTACCCGGAAGCATTGATCGGTGCCCGCGATGACGCGGAAATCCCCGAGTTCAACTCGGCCACGTTGGACTTTGAGGGGGAGTTGGCGGTGGTCGTCGGCAAGCATGCGCGCCATGTGCGCGAGGCCGACGCGGAGCGCTACATCGCGGGCTACACCGTGATCAACGATTACACGCAGCGCCACTTCCAGAAGCGGACCCAGCAGTGGCACCAGGGCAAGTCGCTGGAGAAGACAGCCGGGTTCGGCCCTTGGCTGGACACCGACTGGCGGCCGGGGCCGACGCTGACCACCACCGTCAACGGCGAGGTCATGCAGCACGCACCCACGGACGATCTAGTGTTCTCGCCGGCGAAGCTGGTGGAGTTCATCTCGCACCTCTACCCGCTGGCACCCGGCGACGTGATCGCCACCGGCACTCCGGACGGCGTGGGCCACGCGCGCGACCCGCAGCGCTACCTTGCCGACGGCGACACGGTCCGCGTGGAGATCGAGGGCCTAGGCCACATCCAGAACACCACGCGCGTGCTCCCGACGAGCTAG
- a CDS encoding MFS transporter, translating to MTVSHTTPAERRRVIAATTIGTAIEWYDFFLYAAVAGLVFKQTMFAPLGAASATIAAFMTVGLSFLFRPLGAILAGYFADRFGRRAVLMVTLFAMGLATTLIGLIPTYATIGWLAPAILVMLRIIQGISAGGEWSSAVLMSVEHAPVDKRGLFGSGPQVGAPAGLLLSSAALALMNMIAPGDAFVEWGWRVPFLFSLVLMLLGWWIRTGVDESPVYAEMAQDRSHEAKNPLGTLFANHFPLVITAALAFAANSAVGYMTTGGYVQSYVTNPDGLAIPRGDILWAVTASAATWMISTAFAGWLSDYLGRTITLTIGFVVQFIGVAVLFPLVDTGEIAKIYGALIFLAVGIGLSYGQVAALYAEFFPASVRASGTAISYALGAILGGAFAPTIAARLYESTGGNRAITIYLLVMTTVGLFISIIMRERKGIPLGHEYEDIQSQGHFVWQPRPASL from the coding sequence ATGACCGTTTCCCACACCACGCCCGCGGAGCGCCGCCGGGTCATTGCCGCCACCACGATCGGCACCGCTATCGAGTGGTACGACTTCTTCCTGTATGCGGCAGTCGCCGGCTTGGTGTTCAAGCAGACGATGTTCGCTCCGCTTGGTGCTGCCTCCGCAACGATTGCGGCGTTCATGACCGTCGGCCTGTCCTTCCTGTTCCGCCCGCTGGGTGCGATTCTCGCGGGCTACTTCGCAGACCGGTTCGGCCGCCGCGCGGTGCTCATGGTCACCCTGTTTGCCATGGGCCTGGCTACGACGCTGATCGGCCTGATACCCACCTACGCCACCATCGGATGGCTGGCGCCCGCGATCCTGGTGATGCTGCGCATTATCCAGGGCATCTCTGCCGGTGGCGAGTGGAGTTCGGCAGTGCTGATGTCTGTCGAGCACGCCCCCGTCGATAAGCGAGGGCTCTTTGGCTCCGGCCCGCAGGTCGGTGCTCCCGCCGGCCTGCTGCTGTCTTCGGCCGCTCTGGCTTTGATGAACATGATTGCGCCGGGCGACGCCTTTGTGGAGTGGGGCTGGCGAGTGCCGTTCCTGTTCTCCCTTGTCTTGATGCTGCTGGGTTGGTGGATTCGTACCGGTGTGGACGAATCCCCGGTGTACGCGGAGATGGCGCAGGATCGCTCCCACGAAGCGAAGAACCCGCTGGGCACGCTGTTTGCCAACCACTTCCCGCTGGTGATCACCGCTGCGCTCGCGTTCGCCGCGAACAGTGCGGTGGGCTACATGACCACCGGCGGTTACGTGCAGAGCTACGTGACCAACCCGGATGGCCTTGCCATCCCGCGCGGTGACATCCTGTGGGCCGTGACCGCATCGGCTGCGACCTGGATGATCAGTACCGCGTTCGCCGGCTGGCTGTCGGACTACCTGGGCCGCACCATCACGCTCACGATCGGTTTCGTGGTGCAGTTCATCGGCGTAGCTGTGCTGTTCCCATTGGTGGACACGGGCGAGATTGCGAAGATCTACGGCGCGCTGATCTTCCTGGCAGTGGGCATTGGTCTCTCGTACGGACAGGTAGCGGCGCTGTACGCCGAGTTCTTCCCGGCATCGGTGCGCGCCTCCGGAACGGCGATCAGCTACGCGCTCGGCGCGATCCTGGGCGGTGCCTTCGCCCCCACCATCGCAGCCCGCCTGTACGAGTCCACCGGCGGCAACCGTGCGATTACCATCTACCTGCTGGTGATGACAACGGTCGGCCTGTTCATTTCCATCATCATGCGCGAGCGCAAGGGCATCCCGCTCGGCCACGAATACGAGGACATTCAGTCCCAAGGTCATTTTGTGTGGCAGCCGCGCCCTGCTAGTCTGTAG
- a CDS encoding DUF6891 domain-containing protein, producing the protein MPYHAMIDSKFPPADGLYESAETSSSISLMLCHGWSSDEITTWVEDDDEPISDPEALVEEVREEYARVIPKASEDAQRMENLREALAKRDLSFSFDEGYDKKEAAEDGAEKAQEAGHKGYAYCTSQDVDTVIHIGELYFGFSSLDNPGSESDAEIGREVFEALEEVGFSPSWNGKHTGRIECTGVVFELPLAD; encoded by the coding sequence ATGCCCTACCACGCCATGATCGACAGCAAGTTCCCTCCCGCGGACGGCCTCTACGAATCCGCGGAGACCTCCAGCAGTATTTCCCTGATGCTCTGCCACGGGTGGAGCAGCGATGAGATCACCACGTGGGTTGAGGACGATGACGAGCCAATCTCCGACCCAGAGGCACTTGTCGAGGAGGTTCGAGAAGAGTATGCCCGCGTGATCCCGAAGGCGTCAGAGGACGCGCAGCGTATGGAGAATCTGCGGGAAGCGCTCGCGAAGCGCGATCTCTCCTTTTCATTCGACGAGGGATACGACAAGAAAGAAGCAGCCGAAGACGGCGCTGAGAAGGCCCAGGAAGCAGGCCACAAAGGCTACGCCTACTGCACCTCGCAGGACGTGGATACGGTGATCCACATCGGGGAGCTCTACTTCGGTTTCAGCTCGCTCGACAATCCGGGCTCGGAGTCGGACGCAGAAATCGGCCGAGAGGTCTTCGAAGCGCTAGAGGAAGTCGGGTTCTCCCCTAGCTGGAACGGCAAGCACACCGGTCGCATCGAGTGCACGGGGGTCGTGTTCGAGCTTCCGCTCGCGGACTAG
- a CDS encoding 50S ribosomal protein L25/general stress protein Ctc translates to MAITPPIVKAERREEFGKGAARRLRREGKIPGVLYEAGIENTHFAVDRIEITALVRNNGTNAILELEVDGTKLLSMVKHIDQNVLTLEIDHIDLLGIKRGEKVVVSVPVITEGETAPDAVVLQEATEIEIEIDALNIPDEISISIEGKEIGDQIFASDITLPEGAELISDPETLLVNVTFEQVDEELEEAAAEAEEGGAEAGADADATVEIADGGEGDEGASE, encoded by the coding sequence ATGGCTATTACCCCGCCGATTGTGAAGGCTGAACGCCGCGAAGAGTTTGGCAAGGGCGCTGCACGTCGCCTGCGCCGCGAGGGCAAGATCCCGGGCGTTCTTTACGAAGCCGGCATCGAAAACACCCACTTTGCGGTTGACCGCATCGAGATCACCGCGCTGGTGCGCAACAACGGTACCAACGCAATTCTGGAGCTTGAAGTCGACGGCACCAAGCTGCTCTCCATGGTCAAGCACATCGACCAGAACGTGCTCACCCTGGAGATCGACCACATCGACCTACTGGGCATTAAGCGCGGCGAGAAGGTTGTCGTGTCCGTCCCGGTCATCACCGAGGGCGAGACTGCCCCGGACGCAGTGGTCCTGCAGGAGGCCACCGAGATCGAGATCGAGATCGACGCGCTGAACATCCCGGACGAGATCTCCATCTCCATCGAGGGCAAGGAGATCGGCGACCAGATCTTCGCATCCGACATCACCCTGCCGGAAGGCGCAGAGCTCATCTCCGATCCGGAGACCCTGCTTGTCAACGTCACCTTCGAGCAGGTTGATGAGGAGCTCGAGGAAGCCGCTGCCGAGGCTGAGGAAGGCGGCGCAGAGGCTGGCGCCGATGCGGACGCAACCGTCGAGATCGCCGATGGCGGCGAGGGCGACGAAGGCGCTTCCGAGTAA
- the pth gene encoding aminoacyl-tRNA hydrolase, producing the protein MFRARSSSPTKTASPQDLVADLAADWLVVGLGNPGDKYAATRHNVGYMVLDELGAQLQPARGFKALVDVQNNTAYARSTTYMNTSGEAVGPLATKLGIPPERIIVIHDELDLPAGKVRVKLGGNENGHNGLKSITEALGTRDYLRVRVGIGRPPQSTAVTDWVLGPVEEDIEAQLQLAAEAVHLLIDDSLQAAQNTIHAKS; encoded by the coding sequence ATGTTCCGCGCCCGCTCCAGCTCCCCCACCAAGACCGCGTCACCGCAGGATCTCGTAGCCGACCTCGCGGCTGACTGGCTGGTCGTCGGCCTCGGCAATCCCGGGGACAAGTACGCCGCAACCCGCCACAACGTCGGCTACATGGTGCTCGACGAACTCGGCGCGCAGCTTCAACCAGCGCGCGGATTCAAAGCGCTCGTCGACGTGCAGAACAACACGGCCTACGCCCGCTCCACCACCTACATGAACACCTCCGGCGAGGCCGTCGGTCCCCTCGCAACCAAACTCGGCATCCCACCGGAGCGCATCATCGTCATCCACGACGAACTCGACCTCCCCGCCGGCAAAGTCCGCGTCAAACTCGGCGGCAACGAGAACGGCCACAACGGGCTGAAGTCCATCACCGAAGCCCTCGGTACGCGCGACTACCTGCGGGTTCGCGTCGGCATCGGCCGCCCGCCCCAAAGCACGGCAGTCACCGATTGGGTCCTCGGTCCAGTCGAAGAGGACATCGAGGCCCAGCTCCAGCTCGCAGCGGAAGCTGTCCATTTGCTTATCGACGACTCATTGCAAGCCGCCCAGAACACCATCCACGCAAAGTCCTAG